One Pseudomonas muyukensis DNA segment encodes these proteins:
- a CDS encoding phosphorylase family protein, whose protein sequence is MPPIQSNSTTANSLLLESRHILLAGSISNTTENVLVDKAHEFVDSFVEEVINAGGGFVVYLAAEPVNTDGKALLFDWTVARAIDRLLPGESSQVRLKIVATEERLQSKASAVQRQLIYGMVARGVAELIPLEDEVLTGGNVGDEQIEHATAMVALGGGKGVLDRARKMSKKMLPVLPLDLQLGANSEDGTGALGVRKNFLTSPLTYLPNTGNKVAKILSALSLQEPVMALADISKRIIKIFHDEEQARIEALPPDVLVLTALDVELAAAKQALGIATDAEHVTTKDGIHIWKAPVTKRGGKTASCVVACFAGAGNIDAASVTSMLLGELRPANVMMLGIAAGMREKCKLGEVVLAERIVAYDGAALVAGGAVEHRPEITRLNTRVRQDVASYLSDRESVVARLTESYKTLDIVFPENVEAGPVAEGVMPKTATVASGEKLLRDPEKFLALRELHGKTEVAEMEGAGLFAACANFGKPVLMVRGISDFGDSVKDNRFHLLAAKAAAAVTVDYIANGMTL, encoded by the coding sequence ATGCCCCCAATCCAATCGAATTCAACAACTGCAAACTCTCTTTTGCTGGAATCGAGACACATTCTGCTGGCTGGTAGCATTTCAAATACCACTGAGAACGTACTAGTCGACAAGGCACACGAATTTGTCGACTCGTTTGTCGAGGAAGTGATCAACGCTGGCGGCGGCTTTGTCGTTTATCTTGCCGCAGAGCCAGTAAATACAGATGGCAAGGCGCTGTTGTTTGACTGGACGGTCGCTAGGGCCATTGATAGGTTGCTTCCTGGCGAAAGCTCGCAGGTTCGCCTGAAAATTGTGGCAACTGAAGAGCGACTCCAGTCCAAAGCAAGCGCCGTCCAGCGACAGTTGATCTATGGAATGGTGGCACGAGGCGTTGCCGAATTGATTCCGCTTGAAGACGAAGTGCTAACGGGGGGGAATGTCGGCGATGAGCAAATTGAGCATGCTACGGCGATGGTGGCCCTCGGCGGTGGGAAGGGTGTCCTAGACCGCGCACGAAAAATGAGCAAGAAAATGTTGCCCGTGCTGCCTCTCGATCTGCAGCTCGGCGCAAATAGCGAGGATGGCACAGGGGCACTGGGTGTACGCAAAAATTTCTTAACTAGCCCTCTGACCTATCTGCCAAATACCGGTAACAAGGTCGCAAAAATCCTGTCTGCGCTCTCATTGCAAGAGCCAGTTATGGCCCTTGCTGATATCAGCAAGCGCATTATCAAAATTTTTCATGATGAAGAACAGGCTAGGATCGAGGCATTGCCTCCAGATGTACTTGTCCTGACCGCTTTGGACGTCGAGCTCGCTGCAGCCAAGCAAGCACTAGGGATAGCTACCGATGCCGAGCATGTGACCACAAAAGATGGCATTCACATATGGAAGGCTCCCGTCACCAAGCGGGGCGGAAAGACCGCAAGTTGTGTGGTCGCGTGTTTTGCGGGGGCAGGCAACATTGACGCGGCTTCTGTTACTTCCATGCTCCTGGGAGAGCTGAGACCCGCGAATGTCATGATGCTTGGTATCGCAGCTGGCATGCGGGAGAAATGCAAACTTGGAGAGGTTGTGCTTGCTGAACGTATTGTCGCCTACGATGGCGCAGCTCTTGTTGCGGGAGGCGCAGTTGAACATCGGCCTGAAATTACCAGGCTAAACACGCGCGTGCGCCAAGACGTAGCCTCCTATCTCTCGGATAGAGAGTCTGTCGTTGCCCGTCTCACGGAAAGCTACAAGACACTAGATATCGTATTCCCTGAAAATGTTGAGGCCGGGCCTGTCGCTGAAGGAGTGATGCCAAAGACAGCTACCGTCGCGAGCGGTGAAAAGCTCCTTCGCGATCCGGAGAAGTTCTTAGCACTGCGCGAGCTTCATGGCAAAACCGAGGTCGCAGAAATGGAAGGGGCTGGTCTATTTGCCGCGTGTGCGAACTTCGGAAAGCCTGTTCTGATGGTGCGCGGAATCAGCGACTTCGGTGATTCAGTGAAGGACAATAGATTCCATCTCTTGGCGGCTAAGGCTGCCGCAGCAGTCACTGTCGATTACATAGCAAACGGCATGACTCTTTAA
- a CDS encoding CBASS oligonucleotide cyclase yields MPLSNTELEYFDHNVLRLPAEKRKEYHAQVDNLVSELKKRITDKSELKVTKVVKAGSFAKYTILRKVDDYPTDIDVVFYITGVNEDSKSYEKLCNRIYELLLEIYPTKKVEDFEIQRRAATVVFVKSGLSVDIVPVLQDSSKPDHGWQLDIKTGEKNLTCAPCHIQFVRNRKDKDKHFRTLVRLAKRWKHFHDLPGLKSFHIELIMAHLVDTEGPAENIEKRFREFLLYIAQTRLKKRIDFPENSGKTEVSFSDPVVIIDPVTPENNVASRITKDEQELIGAAAEAAWEAATYASVKNSDDVWKEIFGGRFKIRD; encoded by the coding sequence ATGCCACTGTCTAACACAGAGCTCGAATATTTCGATCACAACGTGTTGCGCCTCCCGGCGGAGAAACGCAAGGAGTATCACGCACAAGTCGACAATCTCGTAAGCGAACTAAAAAAACGCATCACCGACAAGTCAGAGCTGAAAGTTACTAAAGTGGTGAAGGCCGGTTCCTTTGCCAAGTACACTATCCTGCGCAAAGTTGACGACTATCCGACGGACATTGATGTCGTTTTTTACATCACCGGCGTGAATGAAGATAGCAAGTCCTACGAAAAACTTTGCAACAGAATTTATGAATTGCTATTGGAAATCTATCCAACCAAAAAGGTTGAAGATTTCGAGATCCAGCGTCGTGCAGCGACCGTAGTGTTCGTCAAAAGTGGCCTCAGCGTAGACATCGTACCTGTTCTACAAGACAGTTCGAAACCGGATCATGGCTGGCAGCTCGACATCAAGACTGGAGAGAAAAACCTTACTTGCGCTCCGTGCCACATACAATTCGTCCGCAATCGCAAGGATAAAGATAAGCACTTTCGCACATTAGTGCGCTTGGCGAAGCGCTGGAAGCATTTTCACGACCTGCCCGGGCTAAAATCGTTCCATATCGAGTTAATCATGGCACATCTTGTCGATACGGAAGGCCCAGCAGAGAATATCGAGAAACGCTTTAGAGAATTTTTGCTTTACATCGCTCAAACCAGATTGAAGAAGCGTATCGATTTTCCGGAAAACAGTGGAAAAACTGAGGTCAGCTTCAGCGATCCAGTCGTGATCATCGACCCAGTAACTCCAGAGAACAACGTTGCATCACGTATCACTAAAGATGAGCAGGAGCTTATTGGTGCTGCCGCAGAGGCTGCCTGGGAAGCAGCGACTTATGCATCAGTAAAAAACAGCGATGACGTCTGGAAAGAAATTTTTGGTGGCCGCTTCAAGATCAGGGACTAA
- a CDS encoding AAA family ATPase encodes MSSQSVFEAKTNLPTLSLDAQAEKLLGFEARYQRVMKRLQLILQANELEQWSQKHHKKKLAVVGLLDDQYPLAIFHGDVGTGKTATAEAIANRLARDARLEDAILFKLSNKVRGTGKVGEMGTLITQAFEDITRAIGPGKGRAFLIIDEGDSLGASRSQAHSHHEDKVGVNTLIQSIDTLRKHGGRIFAVLCTNRLAALDAAVIRRASIVEEFTRPSDAERRELFVKDLGDMNFSTTEIGKLVKATAATETKPSWTYSDIRTRLYPAAVSLAFPSSPLTAEHFHQAAAELDPSPVMHG; translated from the coding sequence GTGAGTTCGCAATCCGTATTCGAGGCAAAAACTAATCTGCCGACGCTCTCTTTGGATGCCCAAGCCGAAAAATTGCTGGGGTTTGAAGCACGCTATCAAAGAGTTATGAAGCGCCTGCAGCTAATTCTTCAAGCGAATGAGCTGGAGCAATGGAGTCAGAAGCACCACAAGAAGAAGCTCGCAGTAGTCGGCCTGCTGGACGATCAATACCCACTGGCCATTTTCCATGGGGATGTGGGTACCGGAAAAACCGCAACCGCCGAGGCGATTGCAAACCGGTTGGCTCGTGATGCAAGGCTCGAAGATGCCATCCTCTTCAAGCTTAGTAATAAAGTACGTGGAACCGGCAAGGTCGGTGAAATGGGTACTCTTATTACCCAAGCTTTTGAAGACATTACGCGCGCTATAGGACCAGGCAAAGGCCGTGCTTTTCTCATCATTGATGAGGGCGATTCGCTGGGCGCTTCGCGCAGCCAAGCTCATAGCCACCATGAAGATAAGGTTGGCGTGAACACCCTGATCCAATCGATCGACACCTTGCGCAAGCATGGTGGCCGGATCTTCGCCGTGCTATGCACTAACCGCTTGGCAGCTCTTGACGCTGCGGTCATTCGCCGAGCGTCAATTGTCGAGGAGTTTACGCGGCCTTCCGATGCAGAGCGCCGCGAACTGTTCGTTAAAGACTTGGGGGACATGAACTTCTCCACCACCGAAATCGGGAAATTGGTAAAAGCGACAGCCGCTACGGAAACTAAACCATCGTGGACATACTCCGATATTCGTACGCGGCTGTACCCAGCAGCGGTATCTCTGGCGTTCCCGAGCTCGCCGCTGACCGCTGAGCACTTCCACCAAGCAGCTGCGGAACTAGATCCATCACCTGTGATGCACGGGTGA
- a CDS encoding 3'-5' exonuclease yields MKKRREVFISVDVETTGPLVSEHSMLTVGACLAYQPDISFSVMLKPISNKYVAAALEVTGLTLEEAEKEGLSPKDAMEKFAEWVTCHTPEDGTPVFVGLNAPFDWGFVNYYFLRYLGNNPFGFTALDIKALFMGVKGCTWHDTKSSVIDKIVNPCLKGDHDALHDARYQAELFRLVYELSQNAK; encoded by the coding sequence ATGAAGAAAAGGCGTGAAGTTTTTATTTCAGTCGATGTTGAAACTACTGGCCCCCTTGTCAGCGAGCACAGCATGCTTACGGTGGGCGCATGTTTAGCTTATCAACCAGATATTTCCTTCTCAGTCATGTTGAAGCCTATCAGCAACAAATACGTCGCTGCAGCTCTTGAAGTGACGGGACTGACCTTGGAGGAGGCTGAAAAGGAAGGTTTGTCACCAAAAGACGCAATGGAGAAGTTTGCCGAATGGGTAACCTGCCACACACCTGAAGACGGCACACCAGTGTTTGTAGGTCTAAATGCCCCGTTCGACTGGGGATTCGTGAACTATTACTTTCTGCGATATCTTGGTAATAACCCGTTCGGCTTTACTGCGTTAGATATTAAGGCTCTCTTCATGGGTGTCAAAGGGTGCACATGGCATGACACAAAATCTAGTGTTATTGACAAGATTGTGAATCCTTGCCTTAAAGGAGACCACGATGCCCTCCATGATGCTCGATACCAAGCTGAGCTATTTAGGTTGGTCTATGAATTAAGCCAGAATGCCAAATAG
- a CDS encoding tyrosine-type recombinase/integrase produces the protein MLTDTKLRNLKPQDKLYKVIDRDGLYVAVTPAGSISFRYNYSINGRQETITFGRYGLGGITLAEARERLGEAKKMVVAGKSPAKEKARAKARTKGAETFDAWAEKWLRGYQMADSTRDMRRSVYERELKPKFGNQKLVEITHEDLRALTDAIVERGAPATAVHSREIVLQVFRWAIERGQKVENPADLVRPASIAKFEPRDRALTPDEIALMYQYMDRIGTATSVRAAAKLLLLTMVRKSELTNATWGEINFSEALWTIPKERMKRRNPHLVFLSQQALDFFIALKTLAGGSDYVLPSRYDSDLPMSAATINQVLTLTYRLAQKEGVPLGKFGPHDLRRTASTLLHEAGYNSDWIEKCLAHEQKGVRAVYNKAEYRDQRRAMLQDWADMIDEWTLKRPRKTTG, from the coding sequence ATGCTCACCGATACCAAGCTTCGAAATCTCAAGCCCCAGGACAAGCTCTACAAGGTGATTGACCGTGACGGCTTGTACGTGGCCGTCACCCCAGCCGGCTCAATCTCCTTTCGCTACAACTACTCCATCAACGGCCGGCAGGAGACCATCACCTTCGGTCGTTATGGCTTAGGGGGGATCACTCTGGCAGAGGCTCGCGAGCGGCTAGGGGAGGCGAAGAAGATGGTCGTCGCTGGAAAGTCTCCAGCTAAGGAAAAAGCGCGTGCGAAGGCGCGCACGAAGGGTGCTGAGACTTTTGACGCTTGGGCTGAAAAATGGCTGCGCGGTTACCAGATGGCGGATTCGACGCGAGACATGCGTCGATCAGTCTACGAGCGTGAGTTGAAGCCGAAATTTGGCAATCAGAAGCTAGTCGAAATCACCCATGAGGATCTGCGTGCGCTGACGGATGCCATAGTGGAGCGGGGTGCCCCTGCAACCGCCGTCCACTCGCGGGAGATCGTGCTGCAAGTCTTCCGTTGGGCCATTGAGCGTGGCCAGAAGGTTGAAAACCCGGCAGATCTGGTACGGCCTGCCAGCATCGCGAAATTTGAGCCACGTGACCGTGCGTTGACGCCCGATGAAATTGCGCTGATGTACCAGTACATGGACAGAATCGGTACCGCGACTTCGGTTCGTGCTGCGGCAAAGCTCCTTCTGCTGACAATGGTGCGCAAGAGCGAGCTTACCAATGCGACGTGGGGTGAGATCAATTTCAGCGAGGCGCTGTGGACGATCCCCAAAGAGCGGATGAAGCGTCGTAACCCTCATTTGGTGTTTCTGTCCCAGCAGGCATTGGATTTCTTCATCGCGTTGAAAACCTTGGCTGGAGGTTCAGACTACGTTCTGCCGTCACGCTACGACTCCGATTTACCAATGAGTGCGGCCACGATCAACCAAGTACTGACGCTCACTTATCGCCTTGCGCAAAAGGAAGGGGTGCCATTAGGCAAATTCGGTCCCCACGATCTGCGACGCACGGCCAGCACGCTGCTGCATGAGGCGGGCTACAACTCCGACTGGATCGAGAAGTGTCTTGCGCACGAGCAGAAGGGTGTGCGAGCTGTCTACAACAAGGCCGAGTACCGGGATCAGCGTCGCGCTATGTTGCAGGATTGGGCCGATATGATTGATGAATGGACGCTTAAGAGACCTCGTAAAACAACTGGGTAG
- the guaA gene encoding glutamine-hydrolyzing GMP synthase, with translation MALDIHAHRILILDFGSQYTQLIARRVREIGVYCELHPFDMDDEAIREFNPRGIILAGGPESVHEANSPRAPQAVFDLKVPVLGICYGMQTMAEQMGGKVEGSDLREFGYARVDVVGKSRLLDGIEDHVDDDGVLGLDVWMSHGDKVTQMPGNFHVLASTPSCPIAGMFDDALGYYGVQFHPEVTHTKQGGRILSRFVQDICGCEALWTASNIVEDAIAQVRAQVGSANVLLGLSGGVDSSVVAALLHRAIGDQLTCVFVDNGLLRLHEGDQVMAMFKENMGVKVIRADAEKQFLDNLAGEADPEKKRKIIGRTFIDVFDAEASKLENIQFLAQGTIYPDVIESAGAKSGKAHVIKSHHNVGGLPEEMNLKLVEPLRELFKDEVRKIGLELGLPYDMVYRHPFPGPGLGVRILGEVKKEYADILRRADHIFIEELRKADWYHKTSQAFVVFQPVKSVGVVGDGRRYAWVVALRAVETVDFMTARWAHLPYELLETVSGRIINEIDGISRVTYDVSSKPPATIEWE, from the coding sequence ATGGCCCTCGACATTCACGCTCACCGCATCCTGATCCTCGATTTCGGTTCCCAATACACCCAGCTGATTGCCCGCCGCGTGCGCGAGATCGGCGTGTACTGCGAACTGCACCCGTTCGACATGGACGATGAAGCGATCCGCGAATTCAACCCGCGCGGCATCATCCTGGCCGGCGGCCCCGAGTCGGTCCACGAAGCCAACAGCCCGCGCGCGCCGCAGGCGGTGTTCGACCTGAAAGTGCCCGTGCTGGGCATCTGCTACGGCATGCAGACCATGGCCGAACAGATGGGCGGCAAGGTCGAAGGTTCCGACCTGCGCGAGTTCGGTTACGCCCGTGTCGACGTGGTCGGCAAGAGCCGCCTGCTCGACGGCATCGAAGACCATGTCGACGACGACGGCGTGCTGGGCCTGGACGTGTGGATGAGCCACGGCGACAAGGTCACCCAGATGCCGGGCAACTTCCATGTGCTGGCCAGCACCCCGAGCTGCCCGATCGCCGGCATGTTCGACGACGCCCTGGGCTACTACGGCGTGCAGTTCCACCCGGAAGTGACCCACACCAAGCAGGGCGGTCGCATCCTGTCGCGCTTCGTCCAGGACATCTGCGGCTGTGAAGCCCTGTGGACGGCTTCGAACATCGTCGAGGACGCCATCGCCCAGGTGCGTGCCCAGGTGGGTTCGGCCAACGTCCTGCTGGGCCTGTCCGGCGGTGTCGACAGCTCGGTGGTTGCCGCGCTGCTGCACCGCGCCATCGGCGACCAGCTGACCTGCGTGTTCGTCGACAACGGCCTGCTGCGCCTGCACGAAGGCGACCAGGTGATGGCCATGTTCAAGGAGAACATGGGCGTCAAGGTGATCCGCGCCGATGCCGAGAAGCAGTTCCTCGACAACCTGGCCGGCGAAGCCGACCCAGAGAAGAAGCGCAAGATCATCGGCCGCACCTTCATCGACGTATTCGATGCCGAAGCCAGCAAGCTGGAGAACATCCAGTTCCTCGCCCAGGGCACCATCTACCCCGATGTGATCGAGTCGGCCGGCGCCAAGAGCGGCAAGGCCCACGTGATCAAGTCGCACCACAACGTCGGTGGCCTGCCGGAGGAAATGAACCTCAAGCTGGTCGAGCCGCTGCGCGAACTGTTCAAGGACGAAGTGCGCAAGATCGGCCTGGAGCTGGGCCTGCCCTACGACATGGTCTACCGCCACCCGTTCCCGGGCCCAGGCCTGGGCGTGCGCATCCTCGGTGAAGTGAAGAAGGAATACGCCGACATCCTGCGTCGCGCCGACCATATCTTCATCGAAGAACTGCGCAAGGCCGACTGGTACCACAAGACCAGCCAGGCATTCGTGGTGTTCCAGCCGGTCAAGTCGGTCGGCGTCGTCGGCGACGGCCGTCGCTACGCCTGGGTCGTGGCCCTGCGTGCCGTCGAGACCGTGGACTTCATGACCGCGCGTTGGGCGCACCTGCCGTACGAGCTGCTGGAAACCGTCAGCGGCCGTATCATCAACGAAATCGACGGTATCTCCCGCGTCACCTACGACGTGTCGAGCAAGCCGCCGGCCACCATCGAGTGGGAATGA
- the guaB gene encoding IMP dehydrogenase, translating to MLRISQEALTFDDILLVPGYSEVLPNEVSLKTRLTRGIELNIPLVSAAMDTVTEARLAIAMAQEGGIGIIHKNMTIEQQAGEVRKVKKFEAGVVKDPITIEADATVRDLFDLTRLNNISGVPVLENGDLVGIVTSRDVRFETRLDAKVRDVMTPKERLVTVREGADKNEVRELLHKHRLEKVLIVDDKFALKGMMTVKDIEKAKAYPLASKDDQGRLRVGAAVGTGKDTGERVAALVAAGVDVVVVDTAHGHSKGVIDRVRWVKETYPQVQVIGGNIATGAAAKALAEAGADAVKVGIGPGSICTTRIVAGVGVPQISAIANVAAALEGTGVPLIADGGIRFSGDLSKAIVAGASCVMMGSMFAGTEEAPGEVELFQGRSYKAYRGMGSLGAMAQAQGSSDRYFQDSSAGAEKLVPEGIEGRVPYKGALAAIIHQLMGGLRSSMGYTGSATIEEMRTKPEFVRITGAGMAESHVHDVQITKEAPNYRVG from the coding sequence ATGCTGCGTATCAGCCAAGAAGCCCTGACCTTCGACGATATCCTCCTTGTACCTGGCTACTCCGAGGTACTGCCCAATGAAGTCAGTCTCAAGACCCGTTTGACTCGTGGCATCGAGCTGAACATTCCCCTGGTTTCCGCCGCCATGGATACCGTGACCGAAGCGCGTCTGGCCATCGCCATGGCCCAGGAAGGCGGCATCGGCATCATCCACAAGAACATGACCATCGAGCAGCAGGCCGGCGAAGTACGCAAGGTCAAGAAGTTCGAGGCAGGCGTGGTCAAGGACCCGATCACCATCGAGGCCGACGCCACCGTGCGTGACCTGTTCGACCTGACCCGCCTGAACAACATCTCCGGCGTTCCCGTACTGGAGAACGGCGACCTGGTCGGCATCGTCACCTCCCGCGACGTGCGCTTCGAGACCCGCCTGGACGCCAAGGTTCGCGACGTGATGACCCCCAAAGAGCGTTTGGTCACCGTCCGCGAAGGCGCCGACAAGAACGAAGTCCGCGAGCTGCTGCACAAGCACCGCCTGGAAAAAGTCCTGATCGTCGACGACAAGTTCGCCCTCAAGGGCATGATGACCGTCAAGGACATCGAGAAGGCCAAGGCCTACCCGCTGGCCAGCAAGGACGACCAGGGTCGCCTGCGCGTCGGCGCCGCGGTCGGCACCGGCAAGGACACCGGCGAGCGCGTTGCCGCCCTGGTTGCCGCCGGCGTTGACGTGGTTGTCGTCGACACCGCCCACGGTCACTCCAAAGGCGTGATCGACCGCGTTCGCTGGGTCAAGGAAACCTACCCGCAAGTGCAGGTGATCGGCGGCAACATCGCCACCGGCGCCGCCGCCAAGGCCCTGGCCGAAGCGGGCGCCGACGCGGTCAAGGTCGGTATCGGCCCAGGCTCGATCTGCACCACCCGTATCGTTGCCGGTGTCGGCGTGCCGCAGATCAGCGCCATCGCCAACGTTGCCGCGGCGCTGGAAGGCACTGGCGTGCCGCTGATCGCCGACGGCGGGATCCGCTTCTCCGGTGACCTGTCCAAGGCCATCGTCGCCGGTGCTTCCTGCGTGATGATGGGTTCGATGTTCGCCGGTACCGAAGAAGCGCCGGGTGAGGTCGAGCTGTTCCAGGGCCGTTCCTACAAGGCTTACCGCGGCATGGGCTCGCTGGGTGCCATGGCGCAGGCGCAAGGCTCCTCCGACCGTTACTTCCAGGACTCCTCGGCCGGCGCCGAGAAGCTGGTACCGGAAGGCATCGAAGGCCGCGTGCCGTACAAGGGCGCCCTGGCCGCGATCATCCACCAGCTGATGGGCGGCCTGCGTTCGTCCATGGGCTACACCGGCAGCGCCACCATCGAAGAGATGCGGACCAAGCCGGAGTTCGTGCGCATCACCGGCGCCGGCATGGCCGAGTCCCATGTGCATGATGTACAGATCACCAAAGAAGCCCCTAACTACCGCGTAGGCTGA
- a CDS encoding sugar ABC transporter ATPase: MNTQSIIVPKQSTVPVHEARARAILRWLVREKIVEEQLSTCGRTGNRMGHALAAGARKIALHPEKLPLGEQVNGLEVMLKRCIYTPSEGFLEEAGCPQCRREVGEPLFESLEEWMPGVSDNFTCPLCGFEDDINGFLYLQPCAFSNLGFIFNNWGEAGFTQAFLDSFADWLDQPVAVVQVKLAQG; the protein is encoded by the coding sequence ATGAATACCCAGAGCATCATCGTCCCCAAGCAGTCCACCGTGCCGGTGCACGAAGCCCGCGCCCGCGCCATTTTGCGCTGGCTGGTGCGCGAGAAGATCGTCGAGGAGCAACTGAGCACCTGTGGCCGTACCGGCAACCGCATGGGCCATGCCCTGGCCGCCGGGGCGCGCAAGATTGCGCTGCACCCCGAGAAACTACCGCTTGGCGAACAGGTCAATGGCCTGGAAGTGATGCTCAAGCGCTGCATCTACACGCCCAGCGAAGGCTTTCTCGAGGAAGCCGGTTGCCCGCAGTGCCGGCGCGAGGTCGGCGAGCCGCTGTTCGAGAGCCTGGAAGAGTGGATGCCTGGGGTGAGCGACAACTTCACCTGCCCGCTGTGCGGCTTCGAAGATGACATCAATGGCTTCCTGTACCTGCAGCCGTGTGCCTTTTCCAACCTGGGGTTCATCTTCAATAACTGGGGCGAGGCCGGGTTTACCCAGGCCTTTCTCGACAGCTTCGCCGACTGGCTGGATCAGCCGGTGGCGGTCGTGCAGGTGAAACTGGCGCAAGGCTGA
- a CDS encoding sulfite exporter TauE/SafE family protein: MFAQLSFSTLDWLPILLAVGAAYIVFGIAGFGTALVAGPVLIHFMPLSRIVPLLVLLDFVAAFGNLLPSRRDVVRGELLRLLPFMAVGCTLGVVFLLRLKSDVLLLLMGLFVTAYAVYGLAVKVRPASLSGAWAVPMGTVGGLFGALFGSGGFLYAIYLSARLEGKEQVRATQVALISCSTVVRLSLFLIAGVYADVSLLLLAACLLPVMFAGTWLGRRLTLRLSREAFVRLITWLVLASGLALIGRYLSA, from the coding sequence ATGTTCGCTCAACTGTCGTTTTCCACGCTTGACTGGCTGCCCATCCTGTTGGCGGTCGGGGCGGCCTATATCGTCTTTGGCATTGCCGGCTTCGGCACCGCGCTGGTGGCCGGGCCCGTGCTGATCCATTTCATGCCGTTGTCGCGGATCGTCCCGTTGCTGGTGCTGCTGGACTTCGTCGCCGCCTTCGGCAACCTGCTGCCGTCGCGGCGCGACGTGGTACGCGGCGAACTGCTCAGGCTGCTGCCGTTCATGGCCGTGGGCTGCACGCTGGGCGTGGTGTTCCTGCTGCGCCTGAAGTCGGATGTGCTGCTGTTGCTGATGGGCTTGTTCGTCACCGCCTATGCGGTCTATGGCCTGGCGGTGAAGGTGCGCCCGGCGAGCCTGTCGGGTGCCTGGGCGGTGCCCATGGGCACGGTGGGCGGGTTGTTCGGCGCACTGTTCGGCAGTGGCGGTTTTTTATACGCGATCTACCTCAGCGCACGGCTGGAGGGCAAGGAACAGGTGCGGGCGACCCAGGTCGCGCTGATCAGTTGCAGCACGGTGGTGCGCCTGTCGCTGTTCCTGATCGCCGGCGTGTATGCCGACGTCAGCCTGCTGCTGCTGGCCGCCTGCCTGCTGCCGGTGATGTTCGCCGGTACCTGGCTGGGGCGACGGCTGACCCTCAGGCTGTCCCGCGAGGCCTTCGTGCGGTTGATCACCTGGCTGGTGCTGGCCAGCGGCCTGGCGTTGATCGGTCGCTACCTGAGTGCCTGA
- a CDS encoding LysR substrate-binding domain-containing protein, with protein sequence MTSIRQLRYFVEIAESGSFSAAAERLYIAQSALSRQIKELELQLETPLFERTARQPRLTAAGLAFLDRARRLLADLDKAERLAREVGQGLRGSLRLNHSSTVPLTGRLLAQLGGYLAANPGVSLEIAQQSSEAQLEDIAEGRLDIGLLRLPVLRQHEGVALHALFDEPLLLAVAAQHPLAGAASVQLGQLREERFISIPHRQRGGLSYLSASLCMAAGFFPRAAQVVSRKTTQLQLIQAGFGVALLPASMREIAPPAVRFVPLAEACQSTVALACRRDAGELVQQFVAAMMY encoded by the coding sequence ATGACTTCAATCCGCCAGTTGCGTTACTTCGTCGAAATCGCCGAGAGCGGCAGCTTCAGTGCAGCGGCCGAGCGGCTGTACATTGCCCAGTCGGCCCTGAGCCGGCAGATCAAGGAGCTGGAACTGCAGCTCGAAACGCCCTTGTTCGAGCGCACCGCGCGCCAGCCCCGGCTGACCGCCGCCGGGCTGGCCTTCCTTGATCGCGCCCGGCGCCTGCTGGCCGACCTGGACAAGGCCGAGCGCCTGGCCCGGGAAGTCGGCCAGGGCCTGCGTGGCAGCCTGCGCCTGAACCACTCCAGCACCGTGCCCCTGACTGGGCGACTGCTCGCCCAGTTGGGCGGGTACCTGGCGGCCAACCCTGGCGTGTCGCTGGAAATCGCCCAGCAATCGTCCGAAGCACAGCTGGAGGACATCGCCGAAGGGCGCCTGGATATCGGCCTGTTGCGCCTGCCTGTGTTGCGCCAGCATGAGGGCGTGGCGCTGCACGCCTTGTTCGATGAACCCCTGCTGTTGGCGGTGGCGGCGCAGCACCCACTGGCGGGGGCCGCCAGCGTGCAGCTGGGCCAGTTGCGCGAGGAGCGCTTCATCTCCATTCCGCACCGCCAGCGCGGTGGCCTGAGCTACCTGTCGGCGTCGCTGTGCATGGCCGCGGGCTTCTTCCCCCGGGCGGCGCAGGTGGTGTCGCGCAAGACCACCCAGTTGCAGCTGATCCAGGCCGGGTTCGGGGTGGCGTTGCTGCCGGCGAGCATGCGCGAGATCGCCCCGCCGGCGGTGCGCTTCGTGCCGTTGGCCGAGGCCTGCCAAAGTACCGTGGCGCTGGCGTGTCGCCGGGATGCCGGGGAGCTGGTGCAGCAGTTTGTGGCGGCGATGATGTATTGA